Part of the Nothobranchius furzeri strain GRZ-AD chromosome 2, NfurGRZ-RIMD1, whole genome shotgun sequence genome, AGAGGAAACATGGACCCATGCCCAGCATTTCTCTCAGGACTCTGAAACAAACAAGCATATCATGCGACTCTGAGCCCATCCCTCGACCCCCATGGGGATGAAGAGGCCACTCACAAGTCGGTAAACATGTGTaagcaatgggtgtgactgatcgCTGAGCACCCCAGTTATAATATGTCCCTCACTCTGTGAGCTGAGATGAAACGTGTTGACGTGTAAGATCTCAAGTGCCTCCTCTAGATTCACAAGCATTAGTTGCAGGAGAATAAAAAGGAACTTAGATGCATTTCGATGAAGCCTAAAAAGCTATGCTAACTATGGTACCTCTGCTTGTCACTTGCCTCAATCCTAAATTTTAAGGGAATTCATTTGGTCTGAATATAGTTCTGAAATTAGTAAGGTGGGCTTTTCTCTAGGGGTACATGGGAATGCAGAAATAGTTACATTGACTGATGGCCATGCAAAATTTTCCTGTGTTTTGGTTTCGTTCAGACTTCCAAAGAGGCAGCTGATTTGAGATGAAAACATGGtgcgacttccagatccagaatgGCATACAGGTGGTGGATATAAACTAACCATCACAGTGATCGATAAATTACAGAACAATGTAACGGTCGGGTCTGGGTAGTATGGACTGGTATGTTCTGGTATGGGTCTAGAGGTTTTCTGGCAAGCGTTTCTATTGCAATCCAGATTCCAGTTGCCAGGCGGGCTAGTGTAATGCGTCACGCGCGATTTCTGCCTTAGCGTAACACAGTGCGACGAGAACAcgccaaaacacaacaacaatggacTCCAGGCAGCAGTGCGTTCTTTCTGTTCTTGGTGTTTGGTATATTCTTTACACCCACATCACGATAGCATTTAGAGCTATGCTGTGCGCATCGAGGAGGAGGGCAGCTGAAAGGCGACGGCGCTTTCTGAAATTAATATTGGACACGAGGCATAACTTTCTGCTGTTAAGACAAAGACGGAGGCGCCAGGTGGTAAGTAACTTCTAATGGTGTAATAcatgtgtcacgatctgcccctgcccgcctgactgtgttcctctcctgccatgattacccttattgttctcacctgtcccttgtttacctgcccacgtttccctaattagccctctgtatttataccacctgttttgcccctgtcctttgtcagatcattgttgttgtttgttggtgttcctgttcatcccatcctgccattaaaccatttttactttttccgaagcctgcatttttacctcctgctcagctcatccacacatggtccaccatctccacctcctacaccgtgacagaatgatctgaccaaacctggacctgtggtgagctaacacctgatccctggaggatttattttttgctttttctcctttagcagaaggagattctggcccagggtgttggtgcatcctacctgttctccggggtggtcaagcctctgggtgggtttcggcgcatccagtccgtttcctgtggtggtcgagcccttctcTTCTCCTGCTTTCTGTCCCCGTCCTGTTTTTCTCATggaagctgcggatcctggagctttgaaggagttacaccccctacgcacgccatcattctccggggtggtagggctggtctccccgctcttctcctgcttccctgcacccaagcctctgcctgagacCCAGCGAATCATGCTGTGCACCTGCTCGGACcggttgtcgagtacctgccgccgagctgggtttcctcgcgtcgctcctgctgttcgtccacttcctggtccacgctgtggggcttatgcctgcaggtctcgtgCTGCTGCGGCCTCTGCTGGGTCCCGCGCCTGCTCCTgcggttctctgcctgggtcacacgcctactgctgcagtccctgctgggtcccacgcctgctcctgcagttctctgcttgggtcccacgcctgctcctgcagttctctgcctgggtcccacgcctgctcctgcagttctctgcctgggtttctcgttccagtcaagtcttcacgttccagtcaagtcaagtcccgttccagtcaagtcaagtcccgttccagtcaagtcaagtcccgttccagtcaagtcaagtcttgttccagtcaagtcccgttccagtcaagtcaattcTTGTTCCAGTCAAGTTCCGTTCCAGtcgagtcaagtcttcgagtccccgtctcctaTGTTGTgtagccttgtgggcgtctggtatccgcccttaaggggggggggggggtactgtcacgatctgcccctgcccgcctgactgtgttcctctcctgccatgattacccttattgttctcacctgtcccttgtttacctgcccacgtttccctaattagccctctgtatttataccacctgttttgcccctgtcctttgtcagatcattgttgttgtttgttggtgttcctgttcatcccatcctgccattaaaccatttttactttatccgaagcctgcatttttacctcctgctcagctcatccacacatggtccgccgactccacctcctacaccgtgacaacgTGTCGTTATAATCTCTGAGGGGGTGTCTAGGGCAACtatcaaaaaagaaaaactaaaaaaaaagcactaaaatcaaatggtttggttGTATATTGATCGTTTTTAagacatgctaaacatgaaaggccaacacctaactaagtttcaaacagcttctgcacacatggtgatgctagtcaacacgagggcctgaatccttcactctttacttcctgggcatttcatagataagttgtgcagctatatttaaattattataattaattatataGATAATTACAAGTGTaatgatttgaagttgtatatttatatactgtaattagataatttaattacctgattttgtatatttatacaaatctaaataatcaatcagaagtggtcgtttttatcatcagggagtttacttccacactttgtattgactgagagacaagaaagagagaaagttgggatcgttcaagaatctttaatttctataattataaattcttacaatctaccaggactagggctgctcaattaatcgaattttaatcacgattacgatctgagttttgaacgattataaaaaactaaacaagccgattatttgctcctcccacttgcgctgccctgagttgcaaatgaagcgctcctcccacagtgttgctaacttagcgactttgacgctatttccaacagcttttcagacccccttcttgactttttaaatcctaaaagtacctagcgaacatctcagaaacatctctggtaacccttagctactttctggataactgtcgtcgacgtttcctgcaggttagctaaacactccggaccgttcttcaggacattaggaaagggaatgatgtagtgatgtgtcggtcgctaaagaaacagttaTATGGCtcactgttggattaaccagagtgagtgacacacacaccgcacctgcggactcctgagccgctaaaaacggctaaatgtgcgcgtgcggcacgctaaacacacgtgcagcttgcccctgattgctgtgagactgggttggggggtggggggtgcagctgtggttgggacaattattacattaactgatggacgacttgtaaataaatagtttataaataaggtagaaataagttcctcacgctgataactaataactaatctctctgaggacacggtgctagtgcactctcctacagcaccttgacatgactcaataaatgctatgcagcattttgtgaacatcaatttattagcatttatttgttataaatgccactgtataattcttactgtcagtatttgcaagatattggtatttgggtctgtactggttagacttaaatgagttaaaccaaggtctatagcccttgggtcatagactaggagctataagtatattggtctttttatactgggaatcaggagttattttagtgatcatcttgtttcttatttatttttgttctgattgtgccctgagctattttatgactgaataaaaacaaataaaatcagaataaatagaaaaatcgtcctaaataatcgtgatctcaatttcagtcaccataatcatgattattattttggccataatcgagcagccctaaccaggactatctcaatgatggatgcatatggatgtagatggttcggtttggtgtgtgtgtgtgtgttttgttcagaatctctaggctgagtagcggatctggtttgttatgactaggctaccacgaggcttcagaagctgatgacatgagccgccattttgtgccgtgaccacgtaccgtaggGAGTTTCccatgtagatcaggaattgccaggtcctcggaccttcatgggtactggagctggttgaaacagcggtcgcagcacacaccgcccgtctgaggataactccggttgtagtcggcaggcgtcagcaagttcactcttattttgaagggaagtcgtttcgttggtacaaacgacgcaaaatctccagcttgacagatttcagctcaaagtaggaagtacatctggccagtctgcactttcaagtgatgacgatggaaatccttaggaactcggatgtcctggagctgagtttaatacgtaactgctgaaagtcgaacgtaacgtggaactgacttaaaatggcgttgccttctttttatatctcccagttgtttgagaatcttagtaaaccggattggactactttcataaacaaaccagattctgccctaccacagacgaaagttctgattggttgaaaacaatgtgtcatgcgtttccatggtaatgcatatcagtgtgtctgggcagccctgtttattcatttaaacacataactcatgacatctttatttcacagatcattcacctgattattaatgatcaacaaatgctttgattagcttatcacaaataaagtactttgattaatccatcaaaagcgttcttcttctgttcttctgtctcttctcctggaatgtaaacatactgaaccaagcgtccgaccttggcggtgttactgtgtgaaggggcagctgttaagggcagaccatcatGCTTCCTAACGCTACACAAGCAATACCACATTTGTGCATTTAATAAAGTGAACAAAACATAGCCAGTCACTGGTAGCGCCATAAAGAACAGCTGTTATTTTAACCTTAAACAAATTCTatttatgtgaactttatgtctaTAACCATACTGTTTCAATCTTTTTCACTGCACTATTGTTTTTACTCAGTTTTATTTCATGTGGTTTGAAATACTTTTACTGTGTTATGactgttttaattttttatttagttGGCTCTTTTGAATCAGCAACGGCAACCAACTGTGTGGGCCTTCAGCCGTGCCAGTGCCTTCTGGGATGTGAGCATGCCAAACTTCACGCCATCAGATTGGAAAGCTCATTTCAGAATGTCAGAAGAGACCTTTTCATATCTTTGTTCCACGCTCCGTCCAgccatgcagaagaggaacaccaaCTTCAGAGCCTGCGTGCCACTCAGGAAAAGTTGCAATCGCACTGTGGAAGCTTGCAACTAACAGTGAATACAGGAGCATCGGGCTTATTTTTGGTGTCAGCACGACCTCTGTGTGCCGGACTTCTGTAAGGCTGTCTGTAAAATCTTGCTTGCAGAGGTTATTGCTTTTCTAATGGCTGACTATTTTGAGACCAGGTGGGGGGTTCCTCAGTGTGTGGGTGCCATCGATGGTTCCCATATCCCAATAATAGCACCACAGGAATTCCACACAGACTATTTCAATAGGAAAGGTTGGCTTTCCATAATCCTCCAGGACATTGTGGATGGCAGAGCCATATTCTTGAATGTTAATGCAGGTCAGCCAGTTAGCTTACATGATGCCCGTGTGCTGCTATTGTCCACATTTTGGGACTTGGTTGCTCATGGACAACAGCACCcgacaatgggcaatcaggcggggtacaccctggacagagccagtccatcgcagggcaacacagagacacacaggacaaacaatcgtgcacacacacactcacctatgTGTGGCAAGGtgaataaacgagggcccgggcgggattcgatccccagactcccgggtgagagtcatacgctctaaccagtcagccaaagggacatccccttggccaagtagccagggcacatgatcaatcgggacattgtgacagaatgctcacactgtcacatctggacaattttagacagaccaatcaacctaacagtcatgtttttggactgtgggaggaagccggagtacccggagagaacccacgcatgcacggggagaacatgcaaactccattaaGAAAGATCCCTAGGCCAGGAAGCGAGCCCAGGACCTTCTCTGTATAAAACAATGAGATGTTAAAAACAATGAGAAGCTATTATGAAaggctaacccccaaattccactacctccgctccgctccgctccgctccggtccgcccccgccttccgcagccgctcgcttccgaactcaatttttactggtacccgctctacaacggctccgctccggtgcggagacctgaggggggcaaacaagcatgcgcgggattttcgagatcttgcgatacagtccgagcaataaacgcggaagttagatccaaacaccggttgtgtgggagaagcatcggaaatgagctgtttaatctgcccatcattgtgttgagagatcagcagtgtttggatcaacaaagtgtgactactttgatagtggcaactgtatttatggcttatttttgtgcatttaaacttcagccgccattgatagttgttaaaagttgttaaacctgtgcatatgaaacaaaaaacgccttttgtttaacgatttattgtgaaaaacggaagatgtgcttgctccttttcctgttgggccgttgtgatttctgtccatttactgcggaggtgctccggcgtccggcaaaaataggatcgattctatttttgccggacgccggaacagagggcgccgcacggcgccgcactgccggagcacggccgcagtagtggaattgctctgattgactagaacgggaccgattttgctccggcgttcgtgtcggagcggagcgcagcggagcggaggtagtggaatttgggggtaactgcTTTCGCCACATGTTTTAAACTATGAGACGCCAACAAGAAAGGCAAACTTCACTGCAGCCTCATGTACTCAACAAGGACATACTAAACATGAAAGGCTTAAATCACAAACAGCGTGTTAAACAACACGAGGGAATGCTAAATGAAGGTTAACATAAACACAAGGGGATGCTATTTACTTGCTGGGCATTTCTTAAATAGGTGCTGCTattattcagtgtttttggtgctgcaatgagtggcctgcagagctaaaaagacaacaaaagaaaTGCTTACCAACAGGGTTTACGAGTGACTCCAGGACAATGGCCGCCGAGTCCAGGCCTCCTTCGCTGCCTAGGTTTGACGGTCTGTGTCCATAAATAGCGTCTACCACATCGTACCACTTCCATGTACTTCGCCCATTCCCACTAACTTTTCTGTAGTGGTTTTATTTGTTTCAGCTTCGCACGACACCGTTTGGAGGTGCGCTGGAATCCCTCTGCCATGTGCTGAGAAACTTCTTTAAAGACTTTCTCATTTCTTATCTTCCCATCCAGCTCGTACTGAATGTTGCTATCTCCGATGATGGTGAGAAACGTTTGAAGCTCCGCATTGGACCAAAAGTTATTACTTGCAGGCATTTTCGCACAAGGAGTACAGCCAAACACAAACACTGGAACTCTGGGGATTGTCGCAGGTAGTTACGTAATCTCTCCCCCAATCAGAGGACTCTAGACCTGTGGCTCCGCCCAGACCAAAAATCTCTGGACCCACAACAGAAGGGGTCCCGCTCTGGCCCACTACTGGCCTGGTCCGGGTAGGTTTTCTGGACTGGTTTAACAAtctaaacaaaatatttagcgacccgatccttcccattttagtttcaaccttgcatcatcacacctgatttcaatcagcaggtgattattaagcttctgcagagcctgatgagctgcagaaaaggtgaatcaaccacagattcagaagtgttggagcaacgacatgcaggataccggccctcgaggaccagggttccccagtcCTGTATAGTATAAGTCACgctttcacacgctggtggtgatgacccacaatgtaaccacagctgcaattgggcgcactgacagaggtgaggctgccaagcacaggcgccaccggtcccttcaaccaccaccagcaatCTGGAGCCGGTGTTTTGAATATCTGCTTCCTCGTCTAACCATCCTACCGCAGCGTGTTATGATAGTTTCACCCTTGTTTACAGTATAGTTATTACAGTATATTAAGCACAGTTTATTTTAAATAGGTGATAATACATAAAAATACAGAAGTGTAGTATAACTATTCACAAAAATATAGTGTTTGTGGTGATTTATGAAAAAGACCATGTTTGTCATGATTTCGTGAATAAAAGTAAACAACTGAagaaatttcttgtttacagtataacgATATTCTACAAGCCATTTGCAAGCTGTCAGTTACAACAAGCAGTAATATAACAACTTCTAGAGGTAGTGCGTCTCTTCAGGTGAACAGCCTGTGATGTAGTAGTCGGTCTGCGCATTTCCCCAGAGTAGCACATATCGACGGGTAGCACGAGTCGGAacaccgggatcaaacctgcaaccttcagattactagACTACCCACCCAACCTCTTAATTGTTTTTTATGAGGGGTGCGTATTGGCAGattatatttgcaattttaaaatttaaataaaataataataataatcagaagggttttattgcagtATAtgcaagaaatcacaacattaggaaattgctgtggtacttggtgcaaaagaagataaaaataggaaataagcaaatataggaagtaataatatactcatgataaaataattaatattagGGAGTAATAATTAGAGAAGTGGCTAGTATATACAATGTGTAGATACTAATCAGAGCAGATCCATTAAGGTACAGACATAACactgggtcatgtgactggaaccaagcgactggagtgggcagccctTGGACTGTTGTTTATGAGcccaacagcagaggggaagaaacttcttgtggcgagaggttctggtctgaatggatctgagcctcctgccacaTGGGAGAGagtcaaatgggccattcccatctgtaccgggtcggcccaggccgggtagccctaGTCGGCccctgcctggcccggttgattccacacatccttgcttaggtatgcaaggaatgcagtcagagacactttcagcttctgggtaatcagcatgataatgaatgataatgaattgagcatgccttaagaccatgtgggctgattctacccaccaatcagaggcttgctctaatggaaggtgtgaatttgctgtcagcagtgggtgtgttggccctggtcggcctgaagcagaccccctcgagaagagggctgagaatgagccttggttggcccggaaaaataccaggccacccagatatgtaaacaacctacgctacccagcccgggccgacccggtacagatgggaatggggcaaagagactgtgtccagggtgacacagGTCAGCTGTTATCTGACCTGCACGCCTTAATGTCCTGGAGAtgagagaacttcagtcttgtcttgatgtaaaagcagaaagtttagagtcagtGCTTAGTCTCTGGCAGGAAGTCAGTGGTCCACCTGTAGATGGGGTCAAGGATGTTCATCTGGGacagtttgtcttggaggaggtctggcaggattgtattgaaagcagagctgaagtccacgaacagGATCCGGGTGTAGGTACCCGGGGAGCAGGAGCGTAGGAACAAGTTTaatatctaacaaatctgttataGGTCAATAGGTCAATATGTTTATGTTAattcatttagcagatgcttttttattcaaagcaacttacaatttataaactacagggcatgttgtgatctgcgggggaaactggagtgcccggaggaaacccacgcatgcatggggagaacacgcaactccacgcagaaagaccgcagccgagtttcgaacctacaaccttcgtgctgcgaggcaacagtgctaaccactgcgccaccatgcaaccCAATATATAGGTCAGCctcacagaaaaaaataaatttaacgattatttctgatactaatgggtcactctgagtttttcatgcaggctgaacatgaaaatagtctcctactcctatctcctgcattagcttctgatagaaaatagacagtaaaaCTCTAGAACATGaagagcctgacagatctacatcacactgtcacttaacattcatggactcacccatcttgactcatgacggggatggctgtggttggtttagcgtccaggaaacagcagagaatgtgtcTGGTAGTTGAAGCTAACCGATAGCATTCACAACTCGACAGCAGAActccttgtgctatttgtggagataaaacatctatgtTGCAGAGTAAATAGAGTCAGTGGCGGAGTCATGTtgatgttagccagtcagaggcaagatgtccaaatatcaggaaatgaatctccaaattctgcagcattctgccaCTATATGCTCAGTCAGACAAACCAAAGTTTTTTTCTCCAGAgtctgacttacaaggcattcattcctactagagaccactgcaaatgtattaaaaatatgactaAAGTTGACCCTTTCATGCTTTAAACAAAAATGTCTTAAATCATGTCTTAAATTAACAACACTGCAGAACACTAACCAATACATTTTATTCTTCAAAAAATATACATTTGTGaaggaaaacattttaaatgtacaAGAAATGATAGTGCCATGCAATTCTTTTGAATGCTGTCAAACGTGCCATGCCAAACAGTCGTGAAACACTGATCTAGGCAAAAGAGCCAAAGTATTTTTTCCGCCTGTCATTTGCAGCTGCAAACTGCTTGCAAATTGATTTCTTGTCAAGTTTTCCCTGATGAACATGACAGACAACAACATGATTAAGTCTGTTTTGAGTCATTGTGGATCAAAGCCATGTTATGAGCCTGCAAAGAACACTAAAACTTCTCTGTGCCTCAGACGACGAGACGGGGATGACCAAAAGTAACCTGACCAGGTTTTCCACTTGCCCAAAAAGCCTACGTACTTCTACAGGCAATCCACGAATGATCCCTGCAGCCTCTGCACTGTTGCTAAATGAGTAGTTCAGGCGAAACATAGACAGCTGCACTGAAAGTGACTCT contains:
- the LOC139066299 gene encoding uncharacterized protein; this translates as MEAADPGALKELHPLRTPSFSGVVGLVSPLFSCFPAPKPLPETQRIMLCTCSDRLSSTCRRAGFPRVAPAVRPLPGPRCGAYACRSRAAAASAGSRACSCGSLPGSHAYCCSPCWVPRLLLQFSAWVPRLLLQFSAWVPRLLLQFSAWVSRSSQVFTFQSSQVPFQSSQVPFQSSQVPFQSSQVLFQSSPVPVKSILVPVKFRSSRVKSSSPRLLCCVALWASGIRP